The following proteins are encoded in a genomic region of Fusarium keratoplasticum isolate Fu6.1 chromosome 9, whole genome shotgun sequence:
- a CDS encoding Dolichyldiphosphatase, translating to MEDTTPLASLSVTHVYYDPHDKLSLVCAYLALLPQALCVVYATLVLFTREVEVALMFAGQLACEAINFALKRLIKEERPRRIHGKGYGMPSSHAQFVAFWSVSLALFLLVRHRPRPAKDHRPWSVPERLAVSVAGAVIAAATAWSRVYLNYHTTWQVLVGYAAGVISAVGWFVIVAVVRQMGLLSWALDTKLARAFRVRDLVVEEDMCQAGWEKWEERRIATSSDKKTR from the exons ATGGAGGACACGACGCCCCTTGCTTCCCTCTCCGTCACCCACGTCTACTAT GACCCCCATGACAAACTCTCCCTCGTATGCGCgtacctcgccctcctcccccaagcCCTCTGCGTCGTCTACGCCACCCTAGTCCTCTTCACCCGCGAAGTAGAGGTCGCCCTCATGTTTGCGGGCCAGCTCGCCtgcgaggccatcaacttTGCCCTCAAGCGGCttatcaaggaggagaggccGCGGCGCATACATGGCAAGGGGTACGGCATGCCCAGCTCGCACGCGCAGTTTGTCGCCTTTTGGAGTGTCTCGCTCGCCCTGTTTCTGCTTGTGCGCCATCGACCGAGACCAGCAAAGGATCACCGTCCTTGGAGTGTTCCTGAGAGATTGGCTGTGAGCGTTGCAGGAGCTGtgattgctgctgctactgcgTGGAGTAGGGTTTATCTCAACTATCATACTACGTGGCAGGTTCTCGTGGGGTACGCTGCTGGTGTGATAAGTGCGGTTGGGTGGTTCGTCATTGTTGCTGTGGTGCGACAGATGGGCTTGTTGAGCTGGGCTCTAGACACGAAGCTAGCTAGGGCTTTCAGAGTAAGAGATCTGGTAGTGGAAGAGGACATGTGTCAGGCTGGCTGGGAGAagtgggaggagaggagaatAGCTACTTCATCCGACAAGAAGACGAGGTAG
- a CDS encoding NDT80 domain-containing protein, translated as MTTAAAYPATMADLRGHPGHSGMWSSYGGSVHIPGRVPDSMPSTSSPLSGRTSSNHTEMDQPPYSYSRYPPDDQEAYERSAHPEIVSHHGYPNLKRSFSETEPPAYQEIVQDLRDDNSKMSASHEHKLLAFKRTQDKNTIVDQQGRVQQLELSAQLHGMFFLSEMPTSTADGSLRQPELTCYRRNLFQISGSLVTPRGQLSVITEAGETVAVNSTEVTISAIESVDGNPVRLIVIPWKTPPPNSPETNQSPDQEPQSLPLIPFQEDGTEADGEFAVYPIGWRRLQFRIATANNGRRKELQQHFVLHLKVVGTLANGTKAVLTESTTAPIVVRGRSPRNFQARKEIPLLGSSAGSRGQALVETGLGVVAGPLTVKHQEKARGIDTQLPRTAFTFSAPKMPGTQLGPIRSNSYPTWTSPTQVPMGQVPSSGPESYPAATMGPLTGTTNFTAEPQGLPIQTSMEPSVPLSMVATDSEHPPVRSQYTYMQSTTAPPQLSIHTAPLGGHEHAMNIPRYVDNPRPLKSPRHMSHPSIRSTGSIANNEASPEYRYGSYAPVHTSPSDVAQPGYNAESSAPPSVPARDYYPPSNTWTTAAGEHSNSIAYANNEARPYPFPQDQYKNNTAGTSPVKTESSQSQPPSVYNGGQRGSFDAMNQYSWNPS; from the exons ATGACAACCGCAGCAGCATATCCGGCCACTATGGCAGATCTGAGAGGCCACCCGGGGCATTCGGGCATGTGGTCAAGTTATGGTGGCTCAGTGCACATCCCGGGTCGGGTCCCCGATTCCATGCCGTCAACTTCCTCGCCGCTCTCTGGACGAACCAGCAGCAACCACACAGAGATGGACCAGCCTCCGTACTCATACAGTCGATACCCTCCGGACGACCAGGAGGCGTACGAGAGGTCAGCGCATCCGGAAATCGTCTCTCACCACGGCTACCCCAATCTGAAGAGGTCCTTTTCCGAGACGGAGCCACCCGCGTATCAGGAGATCGTCCAGGATCTCCGCGACGACAACTCCAAGATGAGCGCCAGCCACGAGCACAAGCTCTTGGCCTTTAAGAGGACACAGGACAAGAACACCATCGTCGACCAGCAAGGCCGTGTGCAGCAGCTCGAATTGTCCGCTCAGCTCCACGGCATGTTCTTCCTTTCCGAGATGCCCACCAGCACAGCCGACGGCTCGCTTCGACAGCCGGAACTGACCTGCTACCGGAGAAACCTTTTCCAGATCAGCGGCTCCCTTGTAACTCCGCGTGGTCAGCTTTCTGTCATCACCGAGGCGGGAGAAACTGTGGCAGTAAACAGCACCGAGgtcaccatctcggccatcgAGTCTGTCGATGGTAACCCCGTCCGGTTGATTGTTATCCCTTGGAAGACACCTCCACCAAACTCGCCCGAGACCAACCAGAGTCCTGACCAAGAACCCCAATCCCTCCCTCTGATTCCCTTCCAGGAAGATGGAACAGAAGCGGATGGAGAGTTTGCCGTGTACCCTATCGGCTGGCGCCGACTGCAGTTTAGAAT TGCGACAGCAAACAACGGTCGACGAAAGGAACTTCAGCAGCATTTTGTATTGCACTTGAAGGTGGTTGGAACCTTGgccaacggcaccaaggCTGTATTGACGGAATCCACGACGGCGCCCATCGTGGTGCGAGGCCGAAGCCCTCGCAACTTTCAGGCCCGCAAGGAGATCCCTCTTCTGGGGTCAAGCGCAGGATCTCGTGGACAAGCCCTTGTGGAAACTGGGCTGGGCGTTGTTGCAGGACCGTTGACTGTGAAGCACCAAGAAAAGGCCAGAGGCATCGACACACAGTTACCGCGAACCGCGTTTACCTTTAGCGCGCCTAAAATGCCCGGCACCCAGCTAGGGCCCATACGATCCAA TTCGTACCCAACCTGGACGTCGCCGACTCAGGTGCCAATGGGACAGGTTCCGTCCTCTGGCCCTGAGAGTTATCCAGCAGCGACAATGGGACCCCTTACAGGGACCACCAACTTTACTGCCGAACCACAAGGGTTGCCTATCCAAACATCGATGGAGCCCTCCGTGCCGCTCTCCATGGTGGCCACGGACTCGGAGCACCCACCGGTTCGGTCTCAATACACCTACATGCAGTCAACGACAGCTCCTCCGCAGCTGTCGATTCACACGGCGCCGCTCGGCGGTCACGAGCACGCAATGAACATTCCTCGCTATGTCGACAACCCGCGACCACTTAAGAGTCCCCGTCACATGAGCCACCCATCGATACGCAGCACGGGCTCGATAGCGAACAACGAGGCTTCCCCTGAGTACCGATACGGGTCATACGCACCTGTCCACACAAGCCCCAGCGATGTGGCGCAACCGGGCTACAACGCTGAGTCGTCTGCGCCGCCGTCGGTCCCAGCGAGGGACTACTATCCACCCTCGAACACTTGGACGACGGCAGCGGGGGAGCACAGCAACAGCATCGCATACGCCAACAATGAAGCGCGTCCGTACCCATTCCCCCAAGACCAGTACAAAAACAACACGGCCGGCACTTCGCCAGTCAAGACAGAGTCGAGCCAATCGCAACCTCCATCGGTCTATAACGGTGGGCAGCGAGGCTCTTTCGATGCCATGAACCAGTACTCCTGGAACCCCAGTTAG